A genomic window from Gossypium hirsutum isolate 1008001.06 chromosome D12, Gossypium_hirsutum_v2.1, whole genome shotgun sequence includes:
- the LOC107940649 gene encoding ribonuclease 1, whose product MESKCLLLIYLLVLQSLALLCASQDFDFFYFVQQWPGAYCDSDKNSCCYPTTGKPAADFSIHGLWPNYNDGSYPQNCDSNNPFDASKISDLISNMRKNWPSLSCPSNDGESFWSHEWEKHGTCSESVFDQHSYFETTLGLKQQANLLRALKAAGIEPDGSSYSLENIKDAIKEGSGYTPWIECNEDSSGNSQLYQVYLCLDKSGSNLIECPVFPKGKRCGSEIEFPNF is encoded by the exons ATGGAGTCCAAGTGTTTACTTCTTATCTATCTTCTGGTTTTGCAGTCTCTGGCACTTCTCTGTGCTTCCCAGGATTTTGATTTTTTCTACTTTGTTCAACAA TGGCCAGGGGCTTACTGTGACTCAGACAAGAACAGTTGTTGTTACCCTACAACAGGGAAGCCTGCTGCTGATTTTAGCATTCATGGACTTTGGCCTAATTACAATGATGGGTCATACCCTCAAAATTGTGATTCTAACAACCCCTTTGACGCATCTAAG ATTTCAGACCTCATCAGTAACATGAGAAAGAACTGGCCATCATTGTCTTGTCCAAGCAACGATGGGGAAAGCTTTTGGTCACATGAATGGGAGAAACATGGTACCTGTTCCGAGTCTGTCTTTGATCAACATAGCTACTTCGAAACTACACTCGGCTTAAAGCAACAAGCCAATCTCCTTAGAGCTCTTAAAGCTGCTG GAATCGAGCCAGATGGAAGTAGTTACAGTTTGGAGAACATTAAAGATGCTATAAAAGAAGGAAGTGGGTATACACCTTGGATAGAGTGCAATGAAGATTCATCAGGGAACAGCCAACTTTACCAGGTGTATCTATGCCTAGACAAATCAGGGTCCAACCTCATTGAATGCCCCGTTTTTCCTAAAGGGAAGAGATGTGGGTCTGAGATTGAATTTCCTAACTTTTAG
- the LOC107940657 gene encoding probable apyrase 6 yields the protein MRRLNARHRVDSELKTTTNQPKMDPIKFQTRPNSRSTALFSRNLRQTKPTPSLFAISVSVSLALLIFSSIFIFSSPVSTKYGIIIDGGSTGTRIHVFRYRVDGSKNLVFDFKEGSDSLKVNPGLSAYVEYPEAVSDSLGKLLEFGRKKVPRKQLAETEIRLMATAGLRLLDVELQERILDECRKVLRVSGFKFHDEWASVITGSDEGVYAWVVANYALGTLGGNPLDTTGIIELGGASAQVTFFSSEPMPSKFSRSIKFGNFTYSLYSHSFLHFGQDVAHESLRESLIKGDFSPASGSLNKEMYMDPCTPKGYLAPSSNLSLGYTAEKSKYSSELQATGNFSGCRSAALMLLQNGKEKCSNYRCYLGSVFMPKLQGKFLATENFFHTSKFFRLHQRASLSDLMMAGQHFCGEDWSKLKKKHQSLGEEELLRYCFSSAYIVALLHDSLGIALDDERISFANRVENIPLDWALGAFILQNMAKLDAQQIDWITTIISNDSPTLFSIIAVSAILMFIAWFILKWRKPELKTVYDLEKGRYIVTRIGRK from the exons ATGCGACGATTGAATGCTCGACATCGGGTCGATTCCGAACTCAAGACCACCACCAACCAACCTAAAATGGATCCAATTAAGTTCCAAACCCGACCCAATTCCCGATCCACCGCTCTTTTTTCGCGAAACCTTCGTCAAACCAAGCCTACCCCTTCTCTCTTTGCAATCTCAGTATCCGTATCTCTCGCTTTATTGATTTTTagttccattttcattttctccTCACCAGTGTCCACGAAGTACGGAATCATAATCGATGGTGGAAGCACGGGAACGAGGATCCACGTGTTTCGGTACAGAGTTGATGGAAGCAAAAACCTGGTTTTCGATTTTAAAGAAGGGTCAGATAGCTTGAAGGTTAATCCGGGGTTGTCGGCTTACGTGGAGTATCCGGAAGCTGTTTCGGATTCTTTGGGAAAGCTTCTGGAGTTTGGGAGGAAGAAAGTTCCAAGAAAACAGTTGGCAGAGACGGAAATTAGGTTAATGGCGACGGCTGGGCTGAGGTTGTTGGATGTTGAGTTGCAGGAGCGGATTTTGGACGAGTGCAGGAAGGTGCTTAGGGTGTCTGGGTTTAAGTTTCACGACGAGTGGGCGTCAGTTATTACAG GCTCTGATGAGGGGGTCTATGCTTGGGTTGTTGCAAACTATGCACTTGGTACTCTTGGAGGTAATCCTCTGGATACAACTGGAATTATTGAACTTGGTGGGGCATCTGCTCAG GTAACCTTTTTCTCAAGTGAGCCTATGCCTTCTAAGTTCTCACGCTCCATCAAGTTTGGGAATTTCACTTACAGTCTCTATAGTCACAGCTTTCTTCATTTTGGCCAG gATGTTGCACATGAATCATTGAGGGAATCCTTAATTAAAGGAGATTTCAGTCCTG CTTCTGGCTCTCTTAATAAGGAGATGTACATGGATCCTTGTACACCTAAAGGTTACTTGGCTCCATCATCAAATCTTTCACTGGGTTATACGGCTGAAAAAAGTAAATATAGTTCCGAACTTCAAGCTACTGGTAACTTCTCAGGGTGCAGATCTGCTGCATTAATGCTATTACAAAACGGAAAAG AAAAATGTTCCAACTACCGCTGTTATTTGGGGTCTGTTTTCATGCCCAAGCTTCAAGGAAAATTTTTGGCTACAGAAAATTTCTTCCATACCTCAAAG TTCTTTAGGTTGCATCAAAGGGCCTCTCTTTCTGATCTCATGATGGCGGGGCAACATTTCTGTGGAGAAGATTGGTCAAAATTGAAGAAGAAGCACCAATCACTTGGTGAGGAAGAACTGTTGCGCTATTGTTTTTCTTCAGCATATATTGTGGCCTTACTTCATGATAGCCTTGGAATTGCTTTGGATGATGAAAG GATCAGCTTTGCTAATCGGGTAGAAAATATACCACTAGATTGGGCCTTGGGAGCTTTCATATTACAAAACATGGCCAAGTTGGATGCGCAGCAAATTGATTGGATAACTACCATTATCAGCAATGATTCACCCACGCTATTCTCCATCATTGCCGTTTCTGCAATATTGATGTTCATAGCTTGGTTTATATTGAAATGGAGGAAACCCGAGTTGAAGACAGTGTATGATTTAGAGAAAGGACGATATATAGTGACCCGTATTGGCAGAAAATGA